A stretch of Corallococcus macrosporus DNA encodes these proteins:
- a CDS encoding aromatic ring-hydroxylating oxygenase subunit alpha: MTVRTVDLDAEADLNRCGALKDFWYVACLSTELPANKPLARTVFGTGLVLFRGPDGAPTALRDRCLHRNARLSKGDVFDGRLGCPYHGWVYDASGAVVEIPALGPSQRGEKLNAHACAHEGLKPAPCDLGRLARFPTREQDGLVYVYLGADVTQARAEPFRVPYWGERGWTVYFMVTRFSNGVTNLVENFMDVPHTSFVHRGWFRDPTRKRVPSTVKRHAGRVRMTYHQEEDALTGLGRLFNPRGLPLVHTDEFIVPNVTRVDYQWGDSGFAINSQCTPIGPADTLVYTAISYRLPVDVPGAWVGRALTPLVRWYTRQVIQQDVVIMETQRQGLTDGPGGGVYSGTEADLHHADIEAYRRWLREGAHGPGPEDAERDVVFWV; encoded by the coding sequence ATGACGGTGCGCACGGTGGACCTGGACGCGGAGGCGGACCTCAACCGCTGCGGCGCGCTGAAGGACTTCTGGTACGTGGCGTGCCTCTCCACGGAGCTGCCCGCGAACAAGCCCCTCGCGCGCACCGTGTTCGGCACGGGGCTGGTCCTCTTCCGCGGACCGGACGGCGCTCCCACCGCGCTGCGCGACCGCTGCCTCCACCGCAACGCGCGCCTGTCGAAGGGCGACGTGTTCGACGGACGGCTCGGCTGCCCGTATCACGGCTGGGTCTATGACGCGTCCGGCGCCGTGGTGGAGATCCCCGCGCTGGGTCCATCCCAGCGCGGCGAGAAGCTAAACGCGCACGCCTGCGCGCACGAAGGCCTCAAGCCCGCGCCGTGCGACCTGGGAAGGCTCGCGCGCTTTCCCACGCGGGAACAGGATGGGCTCGTCTACGTCTACCTGGGCGCGGACGTGACGCAGGCCCGAGCCGAACCCTTCCGGGTGCCCTACTGGGGCGAGCGCGGCTGGACCGTGTACTTCATGGTGACGCGCTTCTCGAACGGCGTGACGAACCTGGTGGAGAACTTCATGGACGTGCCGCACACATCCTTCGTGCACCGCGGCTGGTTCCGCGACCCCACGCGCAAGCGCGTGCCCTCCACCGTGAAGCGCCACGCGGGCCGCGTGCGGATGACCTACCACCAGGAGGAGGACGCGCTCACGGGCCTGGGGCGGCTGTTCAACCCGCGCGGCCTGCCGCTCGTGCACACGGACGAATTCATCGTCCCCAACGTCACGCGCGTGGACTACCAGTGGGGCGACAGCGGCTTCGCCATCAACTCGCAGTGCACGCCCATCGGGCCCGCGGACACGCTCGTGTACACGGCCATCAGCTACCGGCTGCCGGTGGACGTGCCGGGAGCATGGGTGGGCCGAGCGCTGACGCCGCTGGTGCGCTGGTACACGCGGCAGGTCATCCAGCAGGACGTCGTCATCATGGAGACGCAGCGTCAGGGACTGACGGACGGCCCCGGTGGCGGCGTGTACTCCGGCACGGAGGCGGACCTGCACCACGCGGACATCGAGGCCTACCGCCGCTGGCTGCGCGAAGGCGCGCACGGCCCCGGTCCCGAGGACGCGGAGCGCGACGTGGTCTTCTGGGTCTAG
- a CDS encoding GH3 auxin-responsive promoter family protein yields MLSATMAALTPSALRFRHALREPEAAQAECLTRILAAVEGTAQAGRVAHFGRIRTAREFQDAVPVSTPDTVAEDVERIARGEARILTREPVLRFELSGGSSGASKRVPVTHGMLREFQRALAPMLHEVFLRRPAVREGPSYWSISPLGRRQHRTAGGIPVGSAEDSAWFPRPLQPLLSRVFAVPGIVGQAPHVEPCRYVTLWFLARCSNLSLISVWNPSFLTLLMDALERHGERLAEDLERGTLRPPGQDADGAPVPGDPAWMVLVQGLQGVRDTARAQVLRAALREGLPSARALWPGLALLSMWTDAQAAHAVASACRRFPGVEVQGKGLLATEGVITVPLFDAPAPVLAVRSHFLEFMDPEHPDTRPLLAHELTAGRTYAVLLSTSGGLLRYRLGDLVRVEGFVHATPCLRFLGRADSVSDLVGEKLSAARVGTVLDAALGPARPTFAMLAPEWGTPPAYRLFLETDQPPDAVAANVERALCEGHHYRYARELGQLGPVQAVRVTQGARRYEARCIQLGQRAGDIKPVDLHRQPGWTEWFARGTS; encoded by the coding sequence ATGCTGTCCGCGACGATGGCGGCGCTGACGCCATCCGCGCTGCGCTTTCGTCATGCGCTGCGGGAACCGGAGGCCGCGCAGGCGGAGTGCCTGACGCGCATCCTGGCCGCCGTGGAAGGCACGGCGCAGGCGGGCCGCGTTGCGCACTTCGGACGCATCCGCACGGCTCGGGAGTTCCAGGACGCGGTGCCGGTGTCCACTCCGGACACTGTGGCGGAGGACGTGGAGCGCATCGCTCGAGGAGAAGCGCGGATCCTCACACGCGAGCCTGTGCTGCGCTTCGAGCTGTCCGGTGGCTCCTCCGGCGCGTCCAAGCGCGTGCCCGTGACACACGGGATGCTGCGCGAGTTCCAGCGCGCGCTCGCGCCCATGTTGCATGAGGTGTTCCTGCGCCGCCCCGCGGTGCGTGAGGGTCCCAGCTACTGGTCCATCTCCCCACTGGGCCGCAGGCAACACCGGACGGCGGGAGGGATCCCCGTGGGCTCGGCCGAGGACAGCGCGTGGTTCCCGCGTCCGTTGCAGCCGCTGCTCTCGCGCGTCTTCGCCGTGCCGGGCATCGTGGGCCAGGCTCCGCATGTCGAGCCTTGCCGTTACGTGACGCTGTGGTTCCTGGCGCGGTGCTCGAACCTGTCGCTGATCAGCGTCTGGAACCCCAGCTTCCTCACGCTGCTGATGGACGCACTGGAGCGGCACGGCGAACGGCTCGCGGAGGACCTGGAGCGGGGAACTCTGCGGCCTCCCGGCCAGGACGCTGACGGCGCACCCGTGCCTGGAGACCCTGCCTGGATGGTGCTCGTGCAGGGGCTCCAGGGCGTGCGTGACACAGCGAGGGCCCAGGTGCTCCGCGCTGCCTTGCGGGAAGGCTTGCCCTCCGCTCGCGCGCTGTGGCCGGGGCTCGCGCTCTTGAGCATGTGGACGGACGCCCAGGCCGCGCACGCCGTGGCCAGCGCATGCCGCCGCTTCCCGGGTGTCGAGGTCCAGGGCAAGGGCCTGCTCGCCACGGAGGGCGTCATCACGGTGCCCCTCTTCGACGCGCCCGCGCCGGTGCTCGCGGTCCGAAGCCACTTCCTCGAGTTCATGGATCCCGAGCATCCCGACACACGGCCACTCCTGGCGCACGAGCTGACGGCGGGCCGCACCTATGCGGTACTCCTCTCCACGTCCGGCGGACTGCTGCGCTACCGGCTGGGGGACCTCGTCCGGGTGGAAGGCTTCGTGCACGCGACGCCCTGCCTGCGGTTCCTCGGACGCGCGGACTCGGTATCGGACCTCGTGGGAGAAAAGCTCTCCGCCGCGCGAGTGGGCACGGTGCTGGACGCCGCGCTGGGCCCCGCGCGTCCCACCTTCGCCATGCTCGCGCCGGAGTGGGGGACGCCGCCGGCCTATCGCCTGTTCCTCGAAACGGATCAGCCCCCCGACGCCGTCGCCGCGAACGTGGAGCGCGCCCTGTGCGAAGGGCACCACTACCGCTACGCACGGGAGCTGGGACAGCTCGGTCCCGTGCAGGCGGTGCGCGTGACACAGGGGGCCCGGCGCTACGAGGCCCGGTGCATCCAGTTGGGACAGCGCGCGGGGGACATCAAGCCCGTGGATCTGCACCGCCAGCCCGGTTGGACGGAATGGTTCGCTCGAGGGACGTCATGA